Genomic window (Streptomyces sp. NBC_00102):
CTACCCGCCCGACCACACTCCGCCGGAGCCGCACCATGCGTTTCGCCACGTACGAACATCAGGAGCACCGCCGGGTGGCAGTCGTGGAAGAGGACGGCACCCTCTTCCCCCTGCCCGGAGTCACCTCGCTCACCGCACTGATCCAGGAGACCTCCGGCCTCCCCGCGCTGCTCGACGCCGGATCGACGGCTCTCGACGGGCCGGCCGGCCCGCACGTCTCCCAGGTCCGTCCGCTTCCCCCGCTCCAGCCCGCTTCGGTACGGGACTTCGTGACCTTCGAGGAGCACGTGGAGGGGGTGCGCCGGTCCGTGGAAGGCGTCGGCGGCGTCCCCGAACAGTGGTACGCGGCCCCGACCTTCTACTTCACCAACCCCCACGCGATCCACGGTCACCTCGACGGCATCCCGGTACCGCCCGGCTCGTCCGTCCTGGACTTCGAGCTGGAGGTCGGAGCCGTCATCGGCCGCGAGGGCCGTGACCTGACACCACGTCAAGCCCGTGACCACATCATCGGCTACACCGTCTTCAACGACTGGTCCGCACGCGACCTCCAGAGCGCGGAGATGAAGATCGGCCTCGGCCCCTGCAAGGGCAAGGACACCGCCACCACCCTGGGCCCGTACCTCGTCACCGCCGACGAACTGGAGCCCCACCGCGACGCGGACGGCTTCCTCCGGCTGGCCATGACCGCGGAGATCAACGGCCGGGTGGTCGGCGAGGACCTGCTGTCCCACATGAGCTGGACCTTCGAGGAGATGACCGCCTACGCCTCCCGCGGCACCCGGGTCGTCCCGGGCGACGTCCTCGGCTCCGGTACCTGTGGCAACGGCGGCTGCCTCGCCGAACTCTGGGGCCGGCGCGGCGAACAGTCCCCGCCGCCGCTGAAGCCCGGTGACACCGTCACGCTCACCGTCGAGGGCCTCGGCGTCCTCACCAACACCGTCGTCGCCGGCGCCGCCCCCGTCCC
Coding sequences:
- a CDS encoding fumarylacetoacetate hydrolase family protein, which produces MRFATYEHQEHRRVAVVEEDGTLFPLPGVTSLTALIQETSGLPALLDAGSTALDGPAGPHVSQVRPLPPLQPASVRDFVTFEEHVEGVRRSVEGVGGVPEQWYAAPTFYFTNPHAIHGHLDGIPVPPGSSVLDFELEVGAVIGREGRDLTPRQARDHIIGYTVFNDWSARDLQSAEMKIGLGPCKGKDTATTLGPYLVTADELEPHRDADGFLRLAMTAEINGRVVGEDLLSHMSWTFEEMTAYASRGTRVVPGDVLGSGTCGNGGCLAELWGRRGEQSPPPLKPGDTVTLTVEGLGVLTNTVVAGAAPVPLPTGRRRLRERP